One Lysobacter enzymogenes DNA segment encodes these proteins:
- the amaB gene encoding L-piperidine-6-carboxylate dehydrogenase — translation MTHPVLAALGLKDNESGTYLGHGEWSKTADAGVLEPVNPTDGEVLARVQASSQSDYDTIVERAQAAFAVWRTTPAPRRGEAIRLCSDALRKHKDALGSLVALEMGKSKPEGDGEVQEMIDIGDFAVGLSRQLYGLTMHSERPGHRMYEQWHPLGIVGIISAFNFPVAVWAWNSFIAAICGDISIWKPSPKTPLSAIASMKICNEALRAGGFPDLFFLFNDAGTELASNFVDDKRVALVSFTGSTKVGRAVGERVARRMGRSLLELGGNNAIIVDASADLKLAIPAIAFGAVGTAGQRCTTTRRLFVHESIHDDVLAKLVAAYKQVEKKIGDPTDPANLMGPLNSQDGVQAYLDAIAKAKASGGKVETGGERIDRKGNFVLPAIVTGLTNDAEVVQTETFAPILYVMKFSKLEDAIALQNDVPQGLSSSIFTANLKAAEAFLSAAGSDCGIANVNIGTSGAEIGGAFGGEKETGGGRESGSDAWRAYMRRQTNTINYSDALPLAQGIKFDL, via the coding sequence ATGACCCACCCCGTTCTCGCCGCCCTGGGACTCAAAGACAACGAGTCCGGCACCTACCTCGGCCACGGCGAATGGTCCAAGACCGCCGACGCCGGCGTGCTGGAACCCGTCAATCCCACCGACGGCGAAGTGCTCGCGCGCGTGCAGGCGTCCTCGCAGAGCGACTACGACACCATCGTCGAGCGCGCCCAGGCCGCCTTCGCGGTGTGGCGCACCACCCCGGCGCCGCGCCGCGGCGAAGCGATCCGCCTGTGCAGCGACGCGCTGCGCAAGCACAAGGACGCGCTGGGTTCGCTGGTCGCGCTGGAGATGGGCAAGTCCAAGCCGGAAGGCGACGGCGAAGTGCAGGAGATGATCGACATCGGCGACTTCGCCGTCGGCCTGTCGCGCCAGCTCTACGGCCTGACCATGCACTCCGAGCGTCCGGGCCACCGCATGTACGAGCAGTGGCACCCGCTCGGCATCGTCGGCATCATCTCGGCGTTCAACTTCCCGGTCGCGGTGTGGGCCTGGAACAGCTTCATCGCGGCGATCTGCGGCGACATCTCGATCTGGAAGCCCTCGCCGAAGACCCCGCTGTCGGCGATCGCGTCGATGAAGATCTGCAACGAGGCGCTGCGCGCCGGCGGCTTCCCCGACCTGTTCTTCCTGTTCAACGACGCCGGCACCGAGCTGGCCTCGAACTTCGTCGACGACAAGCGCGTGGCGCTGGTCAGCTTCACCGGCTCGACCAAGGTCGGCCGCGCCGTGGGCGAGCGCGTCGCCCGCCGCATGGGCCGTTCGCTGCTGGAACTCGGCGGCAACAACGCGATCATCGTCGACGCCAGCGCCGACCTGAAGCTGGCGATCCCGGCGATCGCGTTCGGCGCGGTCGGCACCGCCGGCCAGCGCTGCACCACCACCCGCCGCCTGTTCGTGCACGAGTCGATCCATGACGACGTGCTGGCCAAGCTGGTCGCCGCGTACAAGCAGGTCGAGAAGAAGATCGGCGACCCGACCGACCCGGCCAACCTGATGGGCCCGCTCAACAGCCAGGACGGCGTGCAGGCCTACCTCGACGCGATCGCCAAGGCCAAGGCCTCCGGCGGCAAGGTCGAGACCGGCGGCGAGCGCATCGACCGCAAGGGCAACTTCGTGCTGCCGGCCATCGTCACTGGCCTCACCAACGACGCCGAAGTCGTGCAGACCGAGACCTTCGCGCCGATCCTGTACGTGATGAAGTTCAGCAAGCTCGAAGACGCCATCGCGCTGCAGAACGACGTGCCGCAGGGCCTGTCCTCGTCGATCTTCACCGCCAACCTCAAGGCCGCCGAGGCGTTCCTGTCGGCGGCCGGCTCGGACTGCGGCATCGCCAACGTCAACATCGGCACCTCCGGCGCCGAGATCGGCGGCGCGTTCGGCGGCGAGAAGGAGACCGGCGGCGGCCGCGAATCGGGTTCGGACGCGTGGCGCGCCTACATGCGCCGCCAGACCAACACGATCAACTACTCCGACGCGCTGCCGCTGGCCCAGGGCATCAAGTTCGACCTGTAA
- a CDS encoding DUF4190 domain-containing protein translates to MQVPARETNVLAILSLIAGILGWTLLPVLGSLAAIVTGHIARGQIRREPQRYDGAGLAIGGLILGWSSVIIAVLTVVVIVLFFGGIAALLAFSGQH, encoded by the coding sequence ATGCAAGTCCCCGCCCGGGAAACCAATGTCCTGGCCATTCTCAGCCTCATCGCCGGCATCCTCGGCTGGACCCTGCTGCCGGTCCTCGGCAGCCTCGCCGCGATCGTCACCGGCCACATCGCGCGCGGGCAGATCCGTCGCGAACCCCAACGCTACGACGGCGCCGGCCTCGCCATCGGCGGCCTGATCCTGGGCTGGTCGTCGGTGATCATCGCGGTGCTGACGGTGGTGGTGATCGTGTTGTTCTTCGGCGGCATCGCCGCGCTGCTGGCGTTCTCCGGCCAGCACTGA